ATGCATGTAAATGGGGTTGAAGGTGCAATTGGAGGTTAATATTGCAACTGTAAGCAATGAAACTCCTGTTATAAGCATGTATTTATGAACTCATAATAGTCTATGACAATTGTCATATAGCTTACTATATTAAATCCTTTTCCTGCTGTGATTAATAAATGAATTACTCGTTGATGTAGTCTCAGTGATAATACATATAATTGCTTtattttgttaggaaaactcTTGTGTGTTTGTTACACTTCATTGCGCGAGTAGTAATTCTGTTGGTCAACTTATAGCTAGGTTCTACAGGTTGTATGAAGTTGCACATACTTTCAGGTTGACAAATCTGATTTGAATTTGGATCCAGTGCTCTTTGGACACGTGTCTGTTGCTCCATTAATGTCTtctttttttggaaaaagagTCAAGGAGTACTTGATCAGGTCTCAAGCAGAAGACAAATGATACAATTTCTCTACCATGTGATGGCAGCAAGCATCATTTATTGCCATGAATTTATTTGAGAGAGCAAGTTTAGAGATGATGACTACATTAGAGGGATGTTGAGGGGGTGTGAAGGAACTAGGGAGAAGAAGGGAGAGCTATGATGTGAGATAGATTGTTGATGCTTATCTGATTTCTGTTATGTGCTATTGTGTTGTTGTTAAAATCTTGAGTGTTGTCtcttttgttttactttttgaCTTATTTCATCCCTTTGCAGTGCTGCAGGGTGTCTTTTTGTTGATACTTAGCCTGTGCACTGATCTGTTGGTGGTTTAtgtcatttttctttaatattCTGATATATGTTTCTTTTGGATAATATGACCTGCAGTTTCCATTTGGCTAAAACATTTGGTTGAAATATCtttatttattgaaattttaagCTGCTTTCTGCTAGTTGTAGGAGTTCATTAGCACTGAGGTTCTTAGCTTAAAAGAATAATTGTTGAATAATGAATCATTATATGATTCAAATTATGAGCTAATTCATTGTGATTATTTACAAATTCAATTGATTCGTACtaaaaatgataatatgattataatggatagaaactaaaaacaactTGTAATGAGAGGAATGTTTTGAGAATAGGAAAATATTTGCAACATATCAACAAACACTAAAAAAGGAagtcagaaaatattttcactgaCAAACCAAATACcggaaaattatgaaaaaaaggaatttggaaaatattttcactaagTAACCAAACACCGGAATATTATGGAGAAGGAAGTGATTTTCCAGGAAAATGACTTCgatatgaaaaatattttcagtccAACCAAACGGACCCTAAGTCTTTTGGCTTTTCCTTTGCAGAGTTCAATTAGCGCTTGGGTGGAGAGCAGAATGGAGGAGGGCGAGGGTGCTGGGGTTGTAGGTAGCAGCAGTGAGTTCCATGCAGATGAGCATCCTATGGAATTGGAATCACAATTGGAAGAAGAACATGAAGTCGATGATGAAGGAGAAGGCACTACTGCTAACACTATGGCTAATattgaaggagaagaagaagatgatgatgatgaggatgaagaggaagaagggTATAAATTCAGGTTCAGTGATGACATGGATCCTCTGGCTTTTACCAAAGAGGATGCATCTGGGCTCCAGCCTTACGAGCAATTCCAGCGCCTGGAGCACCACTATGAAGCTTTGGCTGCCAAAAAGCGCAAGGCCCGTCTCCAAGCCATACCCCAAGGGtaccctctctctctccttctgACTATTTGCTAATCAAAAGCAACTTGCACTATTTCTTCAAGTCCTTTGAATGAGTATTGCTAATAATACCAGAGGAAAAAGATAGCTCCTCTATTAGCGCGAccaattcttcaaatttttacAACGTAGGTCGCCCTTATTTAGTTCCGTCTTCTTGTTATTGTGATTTTGATTGAAAATTCATCGTTTGTTTCCTATCAAGAGCTTCATGCAAATTGTGTTCTGTTTGCTTCAATAAGACATGtttaataaattttggaaacaaTCAAGTCATCCGGCTATTGATTTTGCTGAGGTTATAGAAGATTGCTtctcttgttgttgttgttgacgGAACTAAATAAGGGCGACCTACATTGTAAAAATTTGAAAGAATTGGTCGCGCTAATAGAGGAGCTATCTTTTTCCTCTGGTTTTATTGAAGATTTTGCCGAGGTTATAGAAGTTTACTCACActggcatatatatatatatttgcagTTTGACTTTGTTGTTTCTGTATCTCGTTTCTTTTGAATGTGCTACCTGGTTACTTCTTAACAGCTTCATTTAGCTGTCTTTGATCAGATGATCTAGcctttttcttcattgctttATTTTTTGGAATCTTGTCGAGTTTCCAATTTTGAGTGGGTGGTAATggtgatttggctttcttttgtctCCAGCTAAAACCTGATATTGCCATGGCATTGCTGGGTCTCTTAGATGGCCTACCTAGGGAGGTAGAGAGTAAGTGTGGCTTTGTTTGAGTCTCCTATGTCAATTTTTGGTATCAGTAAGGTGGCATCTACTCGCTGAAAACAATTGAACCATTGTGAAACTGTCTGTTCTCATTGTAATTTTTTGCACATAAAGGAATTAATGTTTTCTTATGTACctaaagaaggaaaaatgatttttttggcaTGTGATTTAATACTTCCCATTGGAATCCCCTtaaaagttttttctttttctcaagttTCCAACTTTTTTGCTCAATGCTCTGCTGATATTatgttctttttgtttctttcattGGTGGTGTGGCAGGGAAGTACCTGCAGATAAAAAACCACGGCAACTACAAGAGGATGTTTCTGGTGCAACCATGGAAGAAATAATGGAACTCATGAATTATGGCTCTAGAAGAAGATCCAGGAAGGTATGGTATTCATGCATGTTCACTTTTTTCCACCATAGCTTTGTGTTTTCACCAATTTTTGCTCTTGCACTTGTGGCTAAGTTGGAGGACTTCGAGCTTAACTAGTCTAGACAATTtcaaaatcatgtttttttctTGTAACATTGTGCTGCATTCATGCATCTGCTTTATTATGAATGCAttgactaaaaaaaaataatttcgcATTGAAAATACAACTTATGATTAACTTTTTGCACTAGCCAAGATGCACTGTGAAACCTAAAGGCTTAGTTTTCATGCTTCAATCTGGTAGGTATGACCTTTCAGTTGACGAGAAGGACGTGTCTTTTCATGTTGTTTCACTGTTGTAATGTGTTCAATAAAGTACAACGCCATATCTATGCAACCATATTTTGGATTCACCCACGTAATTCTCTTTAATAtagttcctttttttcatttttttggggaaaaaattACTCTTGTTGGTTCCTTTTCCAGTTTTCATTTTGAGTAAGATTTTTCTTGACCTTGCAACCTCTTTGGTGACAAAGTGATTGGCAATCCTGTGAAATGACCCCCTCCTTTTTGGCtgtttctttgttcttttggaCTTATATTAAAGAGCTTTTACAAGTATATGATAATTGGAGAATAGCTGTTTTAATAGATTGAGTTCAATTTTACCATAGTTGATAatgcttccttttttttgggtttctttGATCACATTGTAGATTAATGGAATCTGAGCCATAGATATTCCTTTAACTGTAGAGTGACTTTTGCCGTGGACCTGTGGACTTgttctctttattttttgctCATTTTGCTCACCCGTGGCCCAAACATAATCTAGTCCGATTTTGGTAATGCTTAAGATTTTGAGAAACCAGCAAGAATGCGGCCAAGCAGCTTCCCTACATATGCAGTCTGATATCTGTCACCAATATATCAAAAGCAGCAGGAACAAGGCCAGCAGTTGGCTCTCATGTTCTCCATCAAGTATTTTAGTTATAAGCATTGCTACCATCGTGAAAGGAAACTTCTATTCATAAAGATTTCTTAGAATAGTTAGTACCTTAACGTTTATATTCTGGGTGTTTTAGGGGAGCATATTCTTTTTCTGGTGCCACCTCAAACCATTGGTCTTCATAtgcttcatttatttattttaactcATGTCTTGAGTGGACATATGTAAGTCTCTTCATAATGCATATATAGGAATTAATCCACGAAAATCTGGGTAAGAGCACACTAGCTAGTACCAAGTCTTTTGGGACTCACTCTAATTCATTATCAACACCTACAACAAAAATTTCACTGGACCTTGTTTCTACCAAATTGAAAGTCACAACTCAGACTAGTGTAAGTAACTTTTTTATCCATCTTTATTTGAGCAATTTGACAGTGTTTCAAGATGGCGATGTTTGCAAAAACCATTTTAATCTTTAGGAGACCTTTCTAAGAAGctatctttctcttgtttttcctgcCAAGCAGCCCAACACCTTAGCGAGATACCCAGCTTGAGGCAAAGActgaggaaaagaaatttgagagccACATTCACATTCCTGATCTTTTTTTTCTCAGTTcatgacatttttttttggctttgcgGACAAATAAAATTGGATGGATTCATATTTAAGTTTTTTAAGGttttttttgttgcattatcTTCTGAAGTTTTATGCTaccctatttttttttggttttgggaCATTTTGCAAACTGCTTGTTTTTTACCTTGTGCAGTCCAAGAGAAGAGGTCGACGAAAGGGATCAAGGAATAAAGTCAGTCCTGAAGTGACTCGAAAACTTGGTGATGCTACTCTTCATTATGCCCATGGCCACTATGGAGAGGTATGGCCTTAGCTTGCCTTATTTGTCAGTCTGTAGGGTAATCTTTACTTGATTTACCATTTGGTTTTAACTATATCCATGCAAATTACTGCTATGGAAGGCATGGTGGTGACCATTCCTTAATTGTCTCTCTTTTTGGGTAAATTTCAGTTTGTTTACCATTTGCTTTGACTGGATATCTTGCATTTTGTTATTCATGGGCATCTACAATGATGTTGGCTGAAGAACTATTTCTTCATAAGGAATGCAAAATTAGAGATCTATTCACTTTGTTAGCCTGCTTTGCAAAGTGTTGGTCCTCTCCTTTGAGTGAATAAGTTTCTTGCAGTTTGAATGCATTGACTTTGTTCTGGATATATGAGAATTAAGTCTTGTGCTAAGTCAGACCTTTTGTATTGAGGATCTAGTTATAATGGTTATCAAAAATAGCatatttagtttttcttttaggCACAGTGAAGTAACTGTACAAGTTCAGTAAAAGCCGAGTTATTTCTTATGAAGTTTTACTCGCActttttgagaaattcaatACGATGGTCACTTTTTGTCTTCACATAGCACTTTATGTTAATTAGAACTGGTTGGAATCTCATTTTGACTTGGGCATTTTCTGGTTGTGTGCTTGGAATCTTTAGAAGGGCAATGTCTATAATGGTTGTTTTTGGTtatcaattttcttgttcattGTAGATTTTCTGAGCTTGTAGGCCATAGGGATGTTTTATGAAGTGATTCGTCTTTCTCCCAATCTTCCTGATCCATATCATAGGCTTGGGCTCATCTATAATGAGATGGGTGATAAGAAGAGAGCCTTGGATTTCTACATGATTGCTGCCCATTTAACCCCAAAGGATGCATCTCTGTGGAAGCTTCTTGTGACATGGTCCATAGAACAAGGTGATACAGGACAAGCCAGGTACTGCCTTTTTAAAGCAATAACAGCAGATCCTGAAGATATCAATTTGCGGTTTCACCGTGCATCTCTTTATGTTGAGTTGGGTGATTATTTGAAAGCTGCTGATTCATATGAGCAAATTTCACAGCTCTGTCCCGACAATGTAAAGGTACTACAGACTGCGGCCCAGCTGTATAAAAAATGTGGCCAATCTGAGCGTGCAGTCACTGTACTGGAAAGCTATCTCAGAAATTGTTGCAAGGAACCTGATTTAAATGTGGTTGATATATTGGCTTCACTACACATGGAAGGCAATGCACATTGTAAAGCCCTCGAGCATATTGAGCATGCACAGCAGGTTTACTGCTCTGGGAAAGAGATGCCATTATGTCTACGTACAAAAGCTGGAATATGTCATATTCACCTTGGAAACTTGGTAAAAGCAGAAGCTCTTTTCAATGTTTTGAGACATGAGAATTTACATGATCATCCCCAGTTGATTATTCAGATTGGAGATTCACTAATGAATCACGGGCATTATGAATCTGCAGTAGAATACTATATGATGTTGGTAGGAGATGATGTTAAGAACAATGGTTGCCTGTATCTGAAAATTGCTGAGTGTTGCTGTTGTCTGGGGAAACGATTGCAATCAATTGATTACTTCTACAGAGCTTTAGACAAACTTGAGAATAGTGTTGATACTCGGCTGGCTTTGTCATCACTTCTTCTTGAAGAAAATAAAGATGATGAAGCCATTTCTGTTCTATGTCCTCCTAAAGAATCAGAATCACTATTTAACTTGAACCTAAATGCAGCAAAACCATGGTGGCTTAATGGGAAGATAAAGTTGAAGCTTTCTCAAATCTATAAAGCTAAAGGATTGTTAGAGGCATTTGTAGATGTTTTTTTTCCTGTGGTTCGCGAGACATTGTTTCTTGAGACTATACAACAAAAGGTCAGGCCAAGGAAGAAGCTATCAAAAAGTGTTCTTTCTGAACGGATAAAAATACTTGATCATGTTAGGACTGATACTGTGTTTCATGGATTTAGACCTGTAGCTTCAGCATCAGATCTGTCTAGAGCGTCCAGAGCAAAAAAGTTACTAAAAAAGAAGGAAGCAAAAAGAGCTGCTGCTTTGGCTGCTGGAATTGAGTGGATAAGTGATGATTCAGAGGATGAATCTCCCCAACAAGCGCCAAGAGAGCTTCCTCTTCCAAACCTTATAAGAGATGCAGAACATCATCATCTCATTATAGAATTATGCAAATCACTAGCATCCTTGAAAAAGTATTGGGAAGCATTGGAAATCATCAATTTAACTCTGAAATTGGCCTCCAATGTTTTGTCTGTTGAAAGGAACGAAGAGCTTAGAACTCTGGGAGCCCAAATAGCATACACTATTGCTGATCCTGCTCACGGCTTTGAATATGCACGCTATATTGTTAATCAACGTCCTTATAGCTTTTCTGCATGGAACTGCTATTACAAAGTAATGTCAAAACTGGACAGTCGATATTCAAAGCATAACAAGTTTTTGCACACCATGCGAACCAAGCACAAAAGTTGTGTACCACTCACTCTCATTTTCGGGCACCAGTTTACCATGATCAGCCAGCATCAAGCAGCTGTTCGGGAATATTTGGAAGCTTACAAGCTGATGCCAGATATTCCCTTGGTCAATCTTTGTGCTGGAACTGCATTGATAAACTTGGCCCTAGGTCACAGACTTCAAAACAAACATCAGTCTGTGGCCCAAGGATTGGCATTTCTTTACAATAATTTACAGCTTTGCAGATATAGTCAGGAAGCACTGTATAATATAGCTCGAGCATATCATCATGTCGGTCTTGTTTCTCTTGCTGCTTTAAACTATGAAAAGGTTCTTACAATGCATGAAAGTGATTGCCCCATGCCGAACCTTCCAAATGAGAAACCAGATGGTCTGGCTTCTCCAAAGTCAGGCTACTGTGATCTTCGTCGGGAAGCAGCTTACAACTTGCATCTGATCTACAAGAAAAGTGGAGCAATTGATCTTGCCAGGCAAATCTTGAAAGATCATTGTGTCATATGACTGAATAAAGTATTCCCTGTAATGCAATTTCTTGTTTATGGAAAAGCCACATTTGATATGTCTTGCTTTGATTAGCAACACAGACATTTAACCTTAGAAATGGTAATTGTCTGTGTTTGCAAAGTATGTCTTTTGTTGTCCAAGTGCAGAGAAACACTGAATTCTTGAATCTTGGCAGGAAAGTAAAACGGTTATAGGTAATTTCAGTTAGTTCTTTGGCTACTTGCAACACAAATAAGCGGCTGAAAATCTAAACCTTGCAATTGCAAACTCCCTTCAGCATCTACTTCTAAAATTTTGAATCTTTTCGATTCAAAAAATTTGGACGGCGAAGATTGCTTTTGATTGAGATGTTCAGGCTGATCAGACAGTGATAAGCTATAGACCTGGAGGTGCAATCTGAGATGGCAGCAGACTGATTGGTCCTCATTTTGAACCCTCTTCAATCAATAACAACGACGCCAGTTCTTCTAATCTCCTTTTTTCCAGCCTCATGGCAGCGCCCGCTCCACTCTCCTCGTTCATGTCTAATTGTCATCTGTTTCAAAATTACATATCAGGTCTTGGGTTTTGTGGTTTCTGTCCATGTTTACCTCAATTATCTAGCTGTTCATTGCTTCAAGATTGGATTTTTGGTATATAAAAGTACTGGTTTTTTCGTTTGTTTTTTCTGGGCTTATCGAGTTTTAGTTAGTATGTTaaatttttgatgaatttatgccTGTTCTTAGATAATTTGGTGAACAGATTAGAAAATTTTGGGATTTTTATGGTTTGGTGTGTAAGTGAAGCTGTTTGGTGCTGATTCTGTATTTCGTTTTGTagattttagtttagttttgggTTTAGTGCTAATTTTTTGGTTttgcatttttaagaaaaagtttTGCAGCTGATTATGGAAGTTTGAGTCTTGTTCTTGCTGGTTTTGATtgttaaatttttgaatttgAGGTTTGGCGGACTTACTAGTGCAGGAAACATGGTAGCAGTTGTGTTATTGGAAATTAACATGGCCAGTTGTACATGTGAAAAAATGTATAATCACATAGATATGCGCACATATGTATTGTGGAAATTTGTTTTCTGCTTAATGTTTGGCAGGATATTTGTTTTTAAGAatgtcatttttcattttctgcaTTATGTTAGGCAAGGTATTTTTTTCCAAGGATGTTGTTTTGTGCATTATGTTCAGCAAGGAATTTGTTTTCCAAGAAGCATGTGTTTTCGCCTCTGTATCAAGTAAAACAGATAATGTGGTTGGATCATGGAAATCTTGTTCATTTATGTGTATGGAACCTTTCTTTTAGCACAGTTGAAGATGTGTTTATACGTAAATGACAGTTCTAAGGTGATtaaaaattcttgatttttgcAGCAGCACTGGGATGCAAGCCATTTATGTAGCTTATTGGCTTCTCTTCTTGCTTGAGAATAGTCTTGATTTGAGAAAGATGATATTGATTCCTTGATGGAGCTGATATTAATGTGCTTAGCTGGAGTTTTATGGGCCAAAATTTAATTGTTGAGTTCTCAACttatttttttcattcctcAAAATCAGTGTTTTCTCTTCAGACAATTTGGTTTGGGTACTCGATTCTTTTCTGAAAACATTCTTGGGGTGCTAATTATGGTATGCCCCTCTGTAATTCCTCTGCTTTCTTTGCTGGATAAAACCACACAGCTTTTGTTTCTCAACAGCGTGTATTGCTATTGATATCTCATTGTATGTAGTTATCCTTGCCGAGCCTGTGAGGGAACTGATTAAAATGTTCCTAATTCTTGGTAGTGCATTTAAGATGTGTATCTGCTGTAAATATGGAGATAACATGAGTAGGCTTTAGGTGGGCGTTTAACGAGTATCTTGTAGCCCATAAAGAGCCCTACATACATGAAAGCTCCAGTAGATTGTTTTAAGGAGTAAAAAATGATGGTCCTTTTGAGGCCTGGCCTCCTCAAAATTGTGGTTTTCATTTTCCTTATAATGATGAATATTGAGATCCCCGTTCTGTCTATCTGATCGCCACCTGCCACTCTGTATGCACTTGATTTTGTTACGACTTGGTGGTGAACAGCTGTGATCTCacttttttacttttgcatccaAGGATAGTTTGCAAAGGACTCTGCATGCATTtgaattattttctattttaaaatgGGGCAGTTGCATGGAACTTCTGCACCATTGGTTGAATATATAATGATATGCgatgtttatttttttcctgTCGAAATGTTAAACCAACTTAATGCCCTAGTTTTTAGGTTGTAATGGACTTAGCAACCATTTTGTTAATTGCATAATTATGTAATACTCAATACTCAATCATCACCCTTGTTTGTTAGGTCCATATTCTTACTTGTTCCATTGGGCTATTTTTGCTCTAGCTGATTTTTCCAATCTGTTCTTAATTTTCTATTGTATACTGGAGACACTCTCTTTGGGGAAGGGAACGTATTCAATATACCAGGGACCAGCTGCTGCAGTTGGGAGAAGTATTCTTACCACATTGTTCCTTTGTTTTATTCTCAGTAATAAATATTCGGTTGGAGTTTGAAATATTTCAAAGTGTTGACAATGGCGAAATAGGTTTTACATTGAATACATCTTGTGTATTTAAGATGAGTATTGATTATTGATCATTTGTCCCAGTATCAATCTTGATACTTGTGAAAATTGTATGATACAACTCAGTCACTTTCAGGTGAAGTGGTATATAATTTATGTCGTCTGTTGTACACTTGAATAGGattggattttttattttagctAGATTAGATAGTAACTATTCTGTTCATGGTAGGAAGAAGCATAGTTCAGaaatttgttcttttatttatCTGGCAGATTATCTACCAGACTAGCATATCTGTTGTTTACTTGATTGTGATTCACAGTTAAGAATCAAGACTCTTTTCTTTTGGTATTGAACTTCTTCATGTGGACTGTCTTGGACTGTGAAAATGTGTGTAGTTAGCCACCAGAAAAGGATTATTTTTGAAACTTCTGTTAAAGCTTTGAATGTATCTGATTGGGCTGTTTATCTTGGGGGTGGTCAGCATTGCAGAAAACATTCTGAAAGTCAAAAAAGAAGTTGAAGCTGAATTTTTTGGTGAAGATCCAAGCTGGAGTCACGTGGGAATCCTCTTGTCCTGTTATTGCCCTGGTTCTTTTTATAAACTCTTGTAGCTGTATTTTTGTTAGAAGTTCTTGTCATCTCTTAAGCTATCTCTCTTTGGAGCAGAAAGCATTAGCAGAAGCCAACGATGCAAAAGTTGAAGATAATACATTGTTTAAAGATGGCCAGGATGAAGAGGCATTGTCTAAGTATGATATTGCTTTACCAGCTGTGTCCAGTATATCCAAATCTGTTGAATTACGGTCAGTATGCCATACAAATCATGCTGCATGTTAAATAAACTGGTAAGCTTTCATCTTGCCGAGTTGATACATGGCAAAATTGTACTTTTTGCATGTATTTCTTGAAAAGTTGCTCTTTAACTTTCTCTATAGCTATGAGTTGGAATGCATTTTTGAATGTTGTAATTGATTAGTATGGGTTGATCTTGGGTATCATTTGGCTGAGTAGTAAAACATAAAGATTGTGTTATAAAAAACTCTCTCTGTGAGAGCATTTGATGGAACTTGAGGCCAATTCTAAAAATAATATTGTAATAAAAATGTACATAGTTCATGTCAGAAacaaagacttttttttttgttaaggagACAAGTGGATATTATTGCAACTGCATTGTTGTGAAAATTGTGAATGTTTAATTAGTCTTTTTACATGATTATAGGTTTCCTTGAAGTTTCTTGACTGGTGACATTGTTATCTAGATATGGTCACATAAAGGCTGAATTTGAGTTATTATAAAGAAGATATATTGGCTCTGATAGTGATAAACAGCTAATACTCATTTTGTCTACACCTCTTCTTGCCAGATCTAAATAGACCTCGCTTTTATTATTGTTCCAATTACATCGGACAGCTGATAGATTTGAATCTTGACGAGTAGGAAAGTTGGCCATGGCAACGTGCTATGCCTTAATCTGTATGTAATCTCCTTAATGTGTCAATGGTGAACATGGAAGAAAGTCTGTTTGCTATGTCCAAATAAGGTTCCTCGAAGATTTGTTTTCATCAATCTGAGCTGTATCCCTTTCAATTTGATTTGAACCATCAAATTTGGATATTAATTCTCTTCAGCTCATAGGGGCAGACAAGA
This Coffea arabica cultivar ET-39 chromosome 3e, Coffea Arabica ET-39 HiFi, whole genome shotgun sequence DNA region includes the following protein-coding sequences:
- the LOC113737496 gene encoding uncharacterized protein; this translates as MEEGEGAGVVGSSSEFHADEHPMELESQLEEEHEVDDEGEGTTANTMANIEGEEEDDDDEDEEEEGYKFRFSDDMDPLAFTKEDASGLQPYEQFQRLEHHYEALAAKKRKARLQAIPQGEVPADKKPRQLQEDVSGATMEEIMELMNYGSRRRSRKSKRRGRRKGSRNKVSPEVTRKLGDATLHYAHGHYGEAIGMFYEVIRLSPNLPDPYHRLGLIYNEMGDKKRALDFYMIAAHLTPKDASLWKLLVTWSIEQGDTGQARYCLFKAITADPEDINLRFHRASLYVELGDYLKAADSYEQISQLCPDNVKVLQTAAQLYKKCGQSERAVTVLESYLRNCCKEPDLNVVDILASLHMEGNAHCKALEHIEHAQQVYCSGKEMPLCLRTKAGICHIHLGNLVKAEALFNVLRHENLHDHPQLIIQIGDSLMNHGHYESAVEYYMMLVGDDVKNNGCLYLKIAECCCCLGKRLQSIDYFYRALDKLENSVDTRLALSSLLLEENKDDEAISVLCPPKESESLFNLNLNAAKPWWLNGKIKLKLSQIYKAKGLLEAFVDVFFPVVRETLFLETIQQKVRPRKKLSKSVLSERIKILDHVRTDTVFHGFRPVASASDLSRASRAKKLLKKKEAKRAAALAAGIEWISDDSEDESPQQAPRELPLPNLIRDAEHHHLIIELCKSLASLKKYWEALEIINLTLKLASNVLSVERNEELRTLGAQIAYTIADPAHGFEYARYIVNQRPYSFSAWNCYYKVMSKLDSRYSKHNKFLHTMRTKHKSCVPLTLIFGHQFTMISQHQAAVREYLEAYKLMPDIPLVNLCAGTALINLALGHRLQNKHQSVAQGLAFLYNNLQLCRYSQEALYNIARAYHHVGLVSLAALNYEKVLTMHESDCPMPNLPNEKPDGLASPKSGYCDLRREAAYNLHLIYKKSGAIDLARQILKDHCVI